In Pseudomonas sp. Q1-7, the genomic window ACGCCACCTTGCCCTGGAACGGGCCGAGCACCAGCTCCTCGTCGCGATTGAGGTAGAAGCCAGCCCAGTTCAGGTCGGGCAGTTCATTGAAGAGAAACGCAGAAAACTGCGCGCTGTTCGCGATGAAATCGCGCTCATCGGCCAGCAGCGACTCCAGCTGGGCAGCCAGCAGCGAATAGCCGGAAAGGCCGGCGCCGGCCTGTTGCAGATCGATCATTTGGAAGACTCCAGTAAAGCCAGCCCGACCCAATGGCGGGCGAATTGATAGGCACAGCGGCCATTGCGATTACCACGCCCAAGGGCCCAGCGGATCGCCAGTTTTTCCAGGTCCTCGGTCCACTCCCACTCCAGCGCGGCAGGCCCGGCGAGCACGCCGATCCAGTGGCGCACCACGGCGAGAAAGTGATCCTGGGTGAAGGGGTAGAAGGATAGCCAGAGACCGAAACGGTCCGAGAGCGCAATCTTGTCTTCCACCGCTTCGTTGGGGTGCAGCTCGCCATCCACCATTTGCCAGTGTTCATTGTCACTCTGCTTTTCCGGCACCAGGTGACGGCGGTTCGACGTCGCGTAGAGCAGCACATTGTCCGGCGCGCGTTCAAGGGAGCCATCCAGCACGCTCTTGAGCACCCGGTAGTCGCCCTCGCCCGCTTCGAACGACAGGTCGTCGCAGAACAGCACGAAGCGCTGCGACTGGCCCGCCAGTTGCTCC contains:
- a CDS encoding ATP-binding protein yields the protein MDSRLYEILERADAVLARLDPLLPALRPAIDWQKSLAARWHRDGRSGYLQPLDVSLDLSLADLIGVDKQREQLAANTRQFVDGLPANHALLWGARGTGKSSLVRALLSEHAAAGLRLIEIERDHLADLPRVVEQLAGQSQRFVLFCDDLSFEAGEGDYRVLKSVLDGSLERAPDNVLLYATSNRRHLVPEKQSDNEHWQMVDGELHPNEAVEDKIALSDRFGLWLSFYPFTQDHFLAVVRHWIGVLAGPAALEWEWTEDLEKLAIRWALGRGNRNGRCAYQFARHWVGLALLESSK